In Sphingobacterium sp. SYP-B4668, the sequence GAGCGGTACCGATCCGATTAAACGAAAACAAAGGCTTAAGTGGACTGTCAGCACCGCGTGAACCTGTAGAGAAAGTATACGAACTTATCGTATCTGATCTGGAAGCGGCACAACATGACCTGCCTCCCTCGGTGAAAGCAGAGACCGGAAAGGCCTCAATGGGGGCGGCCAAATTGCTGCTTGCAAATGTGTATCTGACAATGGGGGAGTGGCAAAAAGCGGCAACCAAGGCGGACGAGGTGATCACAGCAGGTGTGTACAGCTTGGTGAAGGTGGATAAACCCGATGATTTCTACCAAATATTTGCGACGCAAACCTGCTCGGAAGATGTATTTTCGGTACATCATTCGGAAAATAGATTTTCGGAACTACCCCTGTATCTACATCGGGGAAATACACCGCCGTATAATTATTCGAGCAGGGGATTCTGGGCGTGGATACCCAATACCAATTCATTTATCGGAAAGGGATGGGACGATGCGGATATGAGAAAGCCATTCAACTTGTATACCAAGCACCTCGACGCAAATGGCAACGAAGTGAGCCTACCGGCTACCTCACCCATCTTGTTCAAGAAATTCATCTCGAATACCGCTGGCCTCAATGTATATAGTTTGCCCATCCTGCGGTATGCGGAAGCCTATTTGATATATGCTGAAGCGGCGGCCTTGGCGGCGCAGTCCGTGACTCCGATGGCTTTGGAGCGATTGAACATCATCAAACGAAGAGCGTATGGCTACCCGTTGAATGCGGCATCAGCAGTGGATTATAAGGGAATCGAGGATGTACAGGCATTTAGGGATGTC encodes:
- a CDS encoding RagB/SusD family nutrient uptake outer membrane protein — protein: MKYFIIGFLLLTALFSTSCSSLLDEVPQDFINRDNFYQNETDALGAIAGAYSSFNRDYYNVNYYLLLELHGDYIEGRGSQAPISDFTHVLDNTSIGRAATGWSILYQSINRANAVLDNVPGIENMSDGVRKRVLAEARFIRAMAYFNLVKGWGAVPIRLNENKGLSGLSAPREPVEKVYELIVSDLEAAQHDLPPSVKAETGKASMGAAKLLLANVYLTMGEWQKAATKADEVITAGVYSLVKVDKPDDFYQIFATQTCSEDVFSVHHSENRFSELPLYLHRGNTPPYNYSSRGFWAWIPNTNSFIGKGWDDADMRKPFNLYTKHLDANGNEVSLPATSPILFKKFISNTAGLNVYSLPILRYAEAYLIYAEAAALAAQSVTPMALERLNIIKRRAYGYPLNAASAVDYKGIEDVQAFRDVVLQERGYEFILEAKRWWDLKRTGKVKSAFQAIGKTYMDERMLFPIPENEINSNPALTQADQNPGY